The Diaphorobacter ruginosibacter genome contains a region encoding:
- the rfbC gene encoding dTDP-4-dehydrorhamnose 3,5-epimerase translates to MKATRLAIPEVVLIEPKVFGDARGFFFESFNQKSFNEATGTDFDFVQDNHSRSRKGVLRGLHYQIQQPQGKLVRVARGAVFDVAVDLRRGSPTFGQWVGAELSEDNQHQLWVPPGFGHGFVVLSETADFLYKTTDYYAPAHERCILWNDADIGVDWHFDGEPQLSAKDAQGTAFKDAEVFA, encoded by the coding sequence ATGAAAGCCACCCGCCTGGCCATTCCCGAAGTCGTGCTGATCGAGCCCAAGGTGTTCGGCGATGCGCGCGGCTTCTTCTTTGAGAGCTTCAACCAGAAGTCCTTCAACGAAGCGACTGGAACGGATTTCGACTTCGTTCAGGACAACCACAGCCGCAGCCGCAAGGGCGTGCTGCGGGGCCTGCACTACCAGATCCAGCAGCCCCAGGGCAAGCTGGTGCGCGTGGCCCGCGGAGCGGTCTTCGATGTGGCAGTGGACCTGCGCAGGGGCTCACCCACTTTCGGTCAATGGGTGGGTGCGGAACTGAGCGAGGACAACCAGCACCAGCTCTGGGTTCCTCCGGGATTCGGCCATGGCTTCGTCGTGCTCAGCGAAACGGCCGACTTTCTCTACAAGACCACCGATTACTACGCCCCTGCCCATGAGCGCTGCATTCTGTGGAACGACGCGGACATCGGCGTGGACTGGCATTTCGATGGCGAGCCGCAGCTCTCGGCCAAGGACGCGCAGGGCACGGCATTCAAGGACGCCGAGGTGTTTGCTTAA